Proteins from a single region of Anastrepha ludens isolate Willacy chromosome 5, idAnaLude1.1, whole genome shotgun sequence:
- the LOC128863454 gene encoding nucleolar protein 58: MFVLYETPAGYAIFKLLDEKKLAEVDNLYLEFQTPEKASKLLKLKHFEKFNDTTEALAAATAAVEGKMSKPLKKTLKKLFSNEVQSSLLVADAKLGNAIKDKLAVPCVYNTGVQELMRCIRQQADSLLSGLPKREMTAMALGLAHSLSRYKLKFSPDKIDTMIVQAQCLLDDLDKELNNYMMRAREWYGWHFPELGKLITDNIAFVKTVKLVGTRENMAQTDLSDILPEEVEEKVKEAAEISMGTEISEEDIMNIQCLCDEILSIDEYRTHLYDYLKTRMMAMAPNLTVLVGETVGARLIAHAGSLINLAKHPSSTVQILGAEKALFRALKTKKDTPKYGLIFHAQLVGQASLKNKGKMSRSLAAKASLATRVDAFGEEASCELGATHKVKLEARLRLLEEGNLRKLSGTGKAKAKFEKYQAKSEVFTYQPEADSTLSVKKRKHSESAEVKDESVVEPNETKDESTVGLEKKKKKKKKNKNQDQEQPEEAPPAKKKPKTKE; encoded by the exons ATGTTTGTGTTATACGAAACTCCGGCGGGCTACGCAATATTTAAGCTATTAGACGAAAAAAAGCTTGCAGAAGTAGATAACCTATATCTGGAATTTCAAACACCGGAAAAGGCCAGTAAATTATTGAAGTTGAAACATTTTGAGAAATTCAATGACACCACGGAGGCATTGGCAGCAGCTACAGCTGCAGTTGAGGGGAAAATGTCTAAACCTCTTAAAAAgactttgaaaaaattgttcagcAACGAAGTGCAATCTTCGTTACTGGTCGCTGATGCGAAGTTGGGTAATGCCATTAAGGATAAATTAGCTGTGCCATGTGTCTACAATACCGGTGTACAAGAATTGATGAGATGCATACGTCAACAGGCGGATAGTTTGCTAAGTGGCCTACCCAAGCGTGAAATGACAGCCATGGCACTCGGTTTAGCTCACTCCTTATCGCGGTACAAGTTAAAGTTCTCACCCGACAAAATAGACACAATGATTGTGCAAGCGCAATGTCTATTGGACGATTTGGATAAAGAGTTAAATAATTATATGATGCGTGCTCGTGAATGGTACGGTTGGCATTTTCCAGAACTTGGCAAGCTAATTACAGATAATATTGCATTCGTAAAGACTGTCAAATTAGTAGGCACTCGGGAAAATATGGCACAAACGGATCTTTCTGATATTCTTCCAGAAGAGGTGGAGGAAAAGGTAAAGGAAGCCGCTGAGATATCAATGGGAACCGAAATATCTGAAGAGGATATCATGAATATTCAATGCCTATGTGATGAAATACTTTCCATCGACGAATATAGAACTCATTTATACGATTATTTGAAAACACGAATGATGGCGATGGCACCTAATCTAACAGTTCTTGTTGGTGAAACCGTTGGTGCCCGCCTTATTGCACATGCAGGCTCACTTATAAATCTTGCTAAGCATCCGTCTTCCACTGTACAAATTTTGGGTGCTGAGAAAGCTCTTTTCCGtgcgttaaaaacaaaaaaagatactCCCAAATATGGTTTAATTTTCCATGCTCAACTGGTTGGGCAagccagtttaaaaaataaaggcaaAATGTCGAGATCGCTGGCAGCAAAGGCATCTTTGGCTACACGTGTTGACGCTTTTGGAGAGGAAGCAAGTTGTGAACTGGGAGCGACTCATAAGGTGAAACTAGAAGCTCGATTGCGTTTACTAGAAGAAGGAAATCTGCGAAAATTATCAGGCACCGGAAAAGCTAAAGCAAAGTTCGAGAAATATCAGGCAAAAAG cgAGGTGTTCACTTATCAACCTGAAGCTGACAGTACATTATCTGTTAAGAAGCGAAAACACTCAGAATCAGCTGAAGTTAAAGATGAATCTGTGGTGGAGCCAAATGAAACTAAAGACGAGAGTACTGTTggtttagaaaagaaaaagaagaagaaaaagaaaaataagaaccAAGATCAAGAACAGCCAGAAGAGGCGCCTCCCGCCAAAAAAAAACCTAAGACTAAGGAGTAG